Genomic DNA from Dioscorea cayenensis subsp. rotundata cultivar TDr96_F1 chromosome 1, TDr96_F1_v2_PseudoChromosome.rev07_lg8_w22 25.fasta, whole genome shotgun sequence:
actTCATTTAACACTTAAAGTTTTCAGTTATATTCTCACTTTCTAACAAATGAACACAGAAGTcgtggaagtgatatcacttccccccacttcaaAGAAGTGACACTTCATTCACTTCCATACTTCCCCTCATTTACAGTGAAAATGAACACCCCTTAACTGCAATCTTGAGCTCCGCCTTGTGCAGCtcgtttatttatttgtgaaaataattataaatatgcaAAAACTTGTTTGCTTCATCTCTAAACCATTTGATATATGCAGCTTAAGTAATTTTTCTGCAAACAAAGActcttttaatataaatatcaaagattttaagattaaaaaaaatccatagttTTATTGTCTGTTTTATCACTCACATCCTTATGTAacccttgaaatttttttttatattattaatatatatgatttatctaccattaaaaaattatacttacacaacaaattttttaaatgactcTTCCAACAAAGTAGTATTCATGTCCCCTTATTCTCATGGTGAATGTTAGGACATTTTTAATGCATCGCTTTATAGAACAAATATTAAGTTTGTTCTGCTTTTCAAGTCActatttctttgtattttcaatatcgatatttatatttaatttaggtTTAATTACAATACAAATCActataattgtgtattttctgTCTTTTAAAtccttcaaatatttttttgagacAATTAAGCTTCCTCATATTTTAATCGAGTTGAGTCGTTTCTAGCTActggtaatatttttttagtacatGATTAAGCTCATCAGAATTTTACATCATGTCCATCTACACTAcggactagaatgacccaactcgactaaatatgaAAACTTAATTGTgcctaaaaaatattacaatgacTAAAAGGGCAAAATGTATACAATTACAGGGACTTATACAacaattaaacatttaatttattatattctattttttttagataatatAGGTAATGGGTTTATTAATGAGACAATGGAGAATTCAAGAAAATCTTTTAATCAACCAGACTTGCcccaaagattaaaaaaaatttaatttattatattctatttttttttagataatacAAGTAATGGGTTTATTAATGAGACGATGGAGAATTCAAGAAAATCTTTTTAATCAACCGGACTTGCTcctaaagattaaaaaaaaatgagaaatgagAAATGCAAACTCTTTTTgatagagtaatgctatatagaatgAAACAATCATATGAACCAGCCACACAACAGACGTGACTGGTGATGTGTtcgttctatatagcattacttgTGATTGTGAAGTTAGAGCGATACGGTGAAACCACTCTTTGTTGGTTTAAAGTAATTgtgttaaatatgaaaaactaaGGGTCTTCTACGCAAAAAATGATGTATAAATCCTTCCCCTTTTCTCCTAACACCAACACCAGGCATTCCGCCCCGATCAGGGTTGAGCGTTCCCAGAGCCCAAGCCTCTGTTTGTCTCGTGGAGATCCATCCAAACCCTCTCGGTACGCTTCTTTCTCCATCGGATTGGATCATTTCTGGTTTTTCTATGTGTATTTGAGAACTGATTCTTCGTTTTCGATTCGATTCATTGGtggaaaatcaaagaaatcttGATTCAGGGTTTTAGGCTGCAAGTTTTTGATTCAATGTGCACGATGCGCTTCATAAATTGAAAACCCTGCATCAAGGAATTGAATCAGTTCTTTGAGAATCATCGAgttgaaaaatagaattttttggaGTTTTGATTTGTAATTCTGCTTTACAAGCAATGAGTTTAGGTTTAGTGGCATTATGCTCGTCACTGGCTATCTCAGGCTTTAAATCTTGTTATTGTGGTTCTTGATATCGTAGTGGTTAGTGGGTTTTAAGTTTTGGAAGGCATTGTTGCCGCACGCAGTGAGTTTGTTTGAGCTTGCCCTACGGTTTTGATGAGGACGATTGGTCTGGCAAGCTTGTAGTCGATGAGTCTTGATGGGTTTTCACCTTCCATGATCCCTAAGGAGCAGTCAGACAGTGCTGTTGATCAGAAGAAGAATGCCATTCTGTTCTAGAGAAAGATATGATAGAATAATATTCAGATTGATAGGCCTTTATTGGTCCAGTTTTTCATTGGATTTCCATTCCAGTGTGGGAACTGATAAccatatattatttgaaaagcTGAATTCAGTCTCTCATTGAACCCAGAATTCTTAATAATTATCAAGATGAAATGTATTTCTGTTAGAAATAGATGTACTGTCTGCTAAACAGATAAAGTTCATTTACCAAAGCCAGCTTTCTTTAATGTAATTTGGCTGTATATGTTGATGGCTTGGGGGAACTTTCTTACTGTTAGTGTACTTCTGAatattctttcattttattcatATTCGGCTCTCCTTTCTGTTATTTGATAAAGACTTTCTTTTTCCTGTAGGAGACAtgatttttctctattttatttttactttgtttttatttttatcaagaaGTGCATTTTTGTCCATTTTTGCCTGGTGAACTATTTTGTTAAGTTGCATTCCTGAAATTTCTTTTGATGTCCTTTACCAGTAAGTAATGCCGGTTTCATTTTTCATTGGCACACAAAGGCAGATTAAGCCTTGTATCTCACTCTTTTTCCAGGTCCCTAGTGTTGTTGTAGTAACCTAATTGAGGTAAACATAACGATCTTTTGCCACCACTTTTGCATCTTATGACAAAGCACAGTTTCTTTATGATAGATGAAAGAGGCTGGAACAAACATCAGCTTTGCAGCTGTTCATAGGGCTGTAAAGGAGTTGGAGGAATCAGTATggaattgtgttttttttggtaGAGGGGATTCTCACATACATAATGGAGCTCCACTCCAAAGAGATAACAATGATGAATGATTGGGCAAATTTTCGATTATGATGCCAATGGAGCCTTTTGGAGGATATGAGCAATGGAGCTTGGGGAGCACCATTTGGATCAAGAAATGTTCTCTTGGTTTGCTACATGGTTTTGATTTGGTTCTTCTCAAGCACATcacattttcttctctttctttttcctttccattTTAGAGAACCAGCAAtttgcaaaacaaaattaaaattcttgtTTATGCTTCTTGTgataaaatttttgttgataCTTTATTTTCCTTCATGTATAGGATACACAAATTGCCGTACCAAACATGAGTGGTCGATTGAGTCATACCATTTATGTTGGTAATCTTCCCCTTGATGTACGAGAATCAGAAGTTGAAGATTTATTTCACAAGgtatttcttcttcaatcttgataGCATTTTCATTGACATATGAATTGATCATTGTATAAAATGCATCATTTGAACTCATCATTGTATAAAATACGTCATTTGAACTCATAGAGCTGTTTGGTTCTAGCTAACTCAATTGATTGCCGCTTTTGATCCTTATATAGAACACTATATTGTCCGCATGTGTGGAGTCAAAGATGCAATTGTTTTTTCATCTTTGCAGTTTTATTTGGAGAAAGACcatggtaatttttttaatttttgttgtatCTTCACTTTCTGACATTCTGGTTACAGTATGGTCGCATAGTGGAAGTTGAATTGAAAAATCCACCTCGGCCGCCAGGGTATTGTTTTGTGGAGGTATATCCTGgttctattattttttgaaaacttCATAGTATACCTATGCATGTTTTGCTCTTCATTGTTTTGCATCTAATTCTCCAGTTTGAAAGTTCTAGAGATGCTGAGAATGCAATCAGGGGCCGTGATGGCTACGTTTTTGATGGTCATCGGTTGAGGGTGAAATTTCTTCCTGTCTCTGTTCATGTTAACCGTCCACAAACGATTTTACATTTTCTGTCTACTCCATAGGTTGAGCTTGCCCATGGTGGTAGACGACCCTCATCTACAACAGGTAGAGCCAGTGCTCATGGAAGTGGTGGTAGCAGTAAATTTGGAATTTCACACCGATCTGAATTTCGAGGTGcatttttgtgatattttacTTTCAATAAAATTCCATGGAGTTGCTGACCTTGTTATTTACTATTATTCCTTGCCTTTTACTTGTAGTGATTGTTCATGGATTGCCTTCCTCGGCTTCATGGCAGGATTTGAAGGTTTAAGTTTTTAAGATTGCCTGATTAATTGGGAAAATTTTACGGTTGTCCACTTCTACATTTCTTACTTCTTCTTTGTAATGGTATTACCTTCAACTTGGCTAAATCATCAGGATCATATGAGGAAGGCTGGGGATGTATGCTTTGCTCAAGTTTTTCGAGAACGTGATGGTAGGTTTTCTATAAATACTTTATTCACCTTTTCTGCTAATTAGGATTGTCAGAAAAATAAAGGGCACTCATTGATTATCTTTTATGCCATCAatgattattgatttgatttttggatTTCTGATGAATTCATATTGGCAATATGCTGTTGAACATGATGGAGGATGGATGCTCCTTTGCCTGCTGATTGCATAAGCTTTAGTTTTTGCCAGCTTCTGAAATTAGATTAAGTTTACTGTCTGATCATAACTTTCTGTCTGGTTGCATGCCATCCATTGTAATCTTCCATGGTCTAATTTGGTGTTTTCCTTGTAATAGTCCAAATATAATAGTTCTGACTTATCATGGTATTCTGTTGAGTGGCACATATAATATAATCAAATGGCTTTATTTGTTCTGTTCTGATCAGAATGGGGCACTACCTCCTCTTCATTGCCTTTCTGTTATTCTGTGTTGAGGAGATCAGTGGTATAGCAATCAATACTTTGGCTCTGGTGTGCTTAGATTTTAAGCGGAAATCATTTTCTTGTTAAGttcatattttccttttatCTGTGTTGGTTTGGATTTTTCACAAGCTTGAAATCACCAATGAGAATTGACTATTATACAACATTTGATACAACAACATTTGATACAACCCATGTTTAAGGTTATAACACATTGTTTTTCAAATTGTAGGAACCATTGGTTTGGTTGACTACACTAATTATGATGACATGAAATACGCTGTAAGTATCTTTTACTTAAAGATTTTAAATGAAGTTTCTTGTGGTATATCCTATTTTATCTCTTAAATCAGATTCGGAAGCTTGATGACACTGAATTCAAGAATCCATGGGCAAGGTCTTTTATTCGTGTAAGTGTTATAATCTCCTGTATGATTTTATAATCTATACTCCATGTCCAAGGTCAAGTGATTCTTCCCTTTCTGCAGTGTTGTTATTGCAACACAGTGCAACCTCTGCTGATAGCTTGCTGGATGTATTTTCACTGTGGGAGTAAGGTTTAGTTGTCTTACACTAATCACTTGTGGAAAGAGGATCAATCAAGCTAGCAAAATATAGTAGTTTAGCAAAAGTAGCTTCCTGGTCTCTTGCATATCCCATGCGTTTTTGTCTTCTTTGATATGAGCGAGGATCTATTTCACCATCTCCATTTTAGTCCTTAACTGGGTCTTATGAATTTTTTAGCCAGACTTTTCTTTTAGGAAACCTAAATGATATGTTAGAATTTGGAGTTAGTTCCTACTGTTGTTTGCTTAATAAAAAGCAGGACTTTATATCACAACATTGTTGGGTAATCGCTAGTTTTTTGTTTCAAGCAAATCCAACACTTGTAAATGTTTGATATGTTCCAAAAGCTTAGTAAATTGTACGAGGTCTTGTGCAACATCTTACCATGTAATGAACCGATTGAATATGAAGCCTAAAATCAGCTTCTAGCTCTTTTATCAACATAATATTTTACCATGGAAATACTTTTAATGTGATGAACTGACTGAATATGAAGCTTTGCATTTCCATTgcagttttttatttttttgagcttGCAACATAATATTTTGCTAATTTGTGCATGCATCTGCTTTCCAGTGCTCATATAAACCCGCTGATAGTTACATGGCATGGGTAGGCTGAAGAGTAAACCATAACACCCAAATGGAAAGTGCATATGCTGAATCTGCCTTTATTTTTGtgctttccttttcttttaggTGAAAATCTATAAAGGAAATACGTCAAGGAGTCGAAGTCCAAGTAAGAGTCGCAGTAGAAGCAGAAGCCCCAGAAGGAATCGAAGGTTTTGTTTCATAATAACCCACATTATAAATAGTTGCAAATTGGGGCAGGACTCTATTCTGCTTATCACAGTGTTTGTTCAAATTTTCTTTGTGTGCAGCATCTCAATTGAAAGACCTCTCTCTAGATCGAGATCCGTCTCTTCTAGATCTAGATCTAGATCTGCGTCTCCGGCTAAAAAACCTAGGTATTTGCATTACatattgttgtatttttcaACCTTGAATTTTGAATAATTCATTCAGTATGTTATTGTCTTGTGCATCAGTACCAAATGCTTTATAGTGACCATCCTCACCTTctgtttctcttttttattgttttcattgtggATGTAGGTCACCATCTAGGTCAAGATCAGCTTAGTCGCTTCAGGTAACTTCATTACTATTAGGGTTTCgtgattaaattgaaattttaactgAAAGTCTGGTGGccagttttatttatttatttgtttattgtggTTGTTACTATTAGTCAGCTGgcctttttttattgataaataagtaaaataaaatatatctatgGCCTCAACAGTTTAAATCTAGGaagtaattacaaaaatacaaatttctaATGCTAGAGTTACCTGGTAAAACCTTTCATTGATAGCCTATTATGTTTGGAACTAAAAGAAGTTAGATCAGAAGagattttgttaatattttttgttgaaaatcCTTATGGGAGGGTCATCCCGCTatcaaaatcatataaatatatatatgggaaatgGTAATCCAGGGATGTCCATAGATTATTGTTATGTAGGGACGTTTTAGTTACAGCTGTTACATCCGTTGGATCATCCAACggatgtttgtttatataagtAATGTACGTTTTTATTATTCATGATTACTATATGATACTTTAGAATGCATTTTTTGCACTGTTTATGATGATCACAGCCGTCAAATTAACAGCCAACGGCCACTGTGGATGTCCCTAGATTACCGGTCCTCTGTATACACGCACATATATTTCATGTGCTATTTTCTGTAACTAATTTGAATATTGAATCActccaatttattttttgaatgtcagGTTTCTGGCGTGGGAGGTACTCATCTCAAGCTTACCAGTTGCAAACTGCTGTTTTGAAAACTGTTAGTGCTATAAAATTTGAGCATCTTGGATTGTTAAATGAATGGCTCCTGTTTTGAAAGTGTTTGACAAACAAAGCTCAATTGTGAAATTCTTAATTACAAAGCTATGTCCAGCTATTTGTAAAACTTAGTAAAACTTAGTTACAGCTTTCTACTCTTTATATGTTGCTCAGTAGATGGGTGGACAACCGAACATGCTTCTTTTTCTAGTGTTTGTGAATTTTGCTAATAGAAACCACAGGGTGAAAGCTGTAATTGATGATGATGTCTGAAAGTTCATAAGCATTAGTACCTTACGCATGAGATCATTGTCCCTTGAAGGGCTGGTTTGCATTTGCAAGAATGCTTAATAATTGTCAGTATTATTGTTAGGTATTTTCTCCTttctatttatctatcaaaAGTTAGGGTCGATTATTGTTTAGTCCTCAGATTTTATGCAATTTTGCCCTTATGGAACAGTGCAATTTTGTTCAGTAGTTCATTGATGGGATTAGTGCTATAATTATGtgcaaaaactaataattttgattaaactATGCTTATGAAGAACTCGATAATTTTTAATGGGTATCTGTTTTTGTCGCTTCTATTTCCATCTTCTTTATGtctttatgcttttctttttttgaggcTATTCcctatcttctttctcttgccaACCTACCTCCACagcctttaaaaaaaaacacaccttTACCCTCAAAAGCATGATTtatcttctcatttttcttttaaaaaactcAATTCTCTTTATATATACAACCTATACATATACAATATaaagccaaaaaaaataaataaataaacaaaaaagtaaaaagagtaAAAGACTACCCACATGGAATAAAGCACAAACATTAAAAAGCCCATAAGATCTAATAACACATTATCAATAAACACTTCAAAATCCAACCCAAAACCCTTCCCCCACCTCTCAAACAATCATGTCcatccatctcctcctcctcttccttctcCTCCGTCCGATTCCTCTCTTCTCCACCTCCACCTTCTCCTTCATCGGCATCAACTACGGCCAAGTCGGCGACAACCTCCCTTCCCCCTCCTCCGTCCTCCCTCTCTTCCACTCCCTCTCCATCACTCGCGTTCGCCTCTACGACTTCAACCCAACCCTTCTTcatcccctcctcctcctcctcctcctctctcgACCTCACCATCGGCGTCCCTGATCGCTGCCTCCCTTCCTTCGCCTCCGATCCCCATTCCTCCCTCTCCTTTCTCCACTCCAACGTCCTCCCCTACCCTTCCATTTCCCTCATCACTCTCGGCAACGAGGTCCTCACCTCCAACTCCTCCCTTCTCCTCTCCTCTCTCCTCCCCGCCATCAACAATCTCCACTCTTCCCTTCTCTCCCTCAACCTCCACCAACGCATCAAGATCTCCACCGCTCACTCCCTCTCCATCCTCTCCCAATCCTTCCccccttcctcttcctccttccGCCACGATCTCCTCCCAATCCTCACCCCTCTTCTCTCTTTCCTTTCCAGATCCAAATCCCCTTTCCTAATCAACGCTTACCCTTACTTCGCCTACAAGGCCGATCCCAACCACGTCGATCTCGATTACGTCCTCTTCCAGCCCAACGATGGCGTCGTCGACCCCGGCTCCGGCTTGCGCTACGACAACATGCTCCATGCCCAGGTTGACGCCGTCCGATCCGCGATTTCCAAGGCCGGCGGCGATGCTGGTTTGGAGGTTAGGGTTTCTGAGACTGGTTGGCCGTCCGCTGGTGACCCCGATGAGGCCGGAGCTACGCCTGAGAATGCGAGGAGGTATAATGGCAATCTCATGAGAATGGTCGCTTCCGGCCGGGGAACTCCGGCGAGGCCCCGGGATCCACTCCGCGTTGACATCTTCGCCCTTTTCAACGAGAACTTGAAGCCCGGACCGGCATCGGAGAGGCACTATGGGTTATTCAAGCCTGACGGTACTCCGGCGTACCAGCTCAACCTCGCACCGGCTTCCTCCGGCAACGACACCAGCAATGTCAGCGCCGCCTCGCCGTCGCAGCAGTCCGCCGGCGAGGGTCTTTCGCTTATGGGATATGATATCTCCTCGGCCGCGGTTCCGGTTTGAATTCTTCttgcttttatatatttttctttataaataataaagcgttatatatatatatatatttataactgAAAATTACACATATAACCTTCTAAAAATTacacacatatattttatatgtaataaaaGTTTAGCAAATGTTTAACATCCCAAAGATATTTACCATTTCTGATAGtgcttatatatattatttttaaaatatattataaactcaaaattatgaataacataatgaatatttttaataataaattgtttttttttttttttaggtgtgGGCGTGGTGGGCCCCGCGTCGTGGAGCATTAGGGAGCTTGAGTTTGGTGATTTTGGTGTGGGGGTGGGCGCTATGAAGACCATTAATGGTAATGGATAGTTAATTACAAGTTAATATAGTTGGCAGAGTAGATTAATGAGGAAATTAGTTTAGGGATTTCAtttaatggtttaattattgGATGTGGTTGGTCGGGCATTTAAATTAGATGTGTGTTTGGATGGAGTGACATGAAATTCCATTGTAGTTCAAGTTGTCCAtgcatttgattttaaattttaaattttaaatttattttatcaagtATGAAaactaggattttttttttatattatatgtaagtgtatatttacaattttatacAGTGAGTAGTGGGAAAAATATACATCAAGGGGTGTATGTGGGCGGAAATTAATGGGGCCAATACTGTTGGTCTAAATCCTTTGGTATTGGAAAAatattctaacaaaattaaatatttaaaattcaactataattcaaaaactcactctcaaaattgaataatatattcaaaaaataaaaaattttgttttaaaaaaaaactaataagttGATATATGATtacaaactaaaaaattattcatgcaagtgtaaaataagagtaaactaataaataaaattagagtaacacgaaaataataaataaataaataaaaactaaatttcaATTCGTAATTTCTCCACGAGTTGTCATTTCGCTGTATTTATAACAAGGTTGTCAGATCCGGCCGagaatgacccggctaagcgcaagggtcaggggtcaatgggttgaACCGgtgtcttatttatttatttatttgtgtattggttgattttgttaaaataaataaaaaatttaattcactaattcttatatctcaattgagtttttatttcgtttta
This window encodes:
- the LOC120261590 gene encoding serine/arginine-rich splicing factor SR34A-like isoform X1 produces the protein MMPMEPFGGYEQWSLGSTIWIKKCSLGLLHGFDLDTQIAVPNMSGRLSHTIYVGNLPLDVRESEVEDLFHKYGRIVEVELKNPPRPPGYCFVEFESSRDAENAIRGRDGYVFDGHRLRVELAHGGRRPSSTTGRASAHGSGGSSKFGISHRSEFRVIVHGLPSSASWQDLKDHMRKAGDVCFAQVFRERDGTIGLVDYTNYDDMKYAIRKLDDTEFKNPWARSFIRVKIYKGNTSRSRSPSKSRSRSRSPRRNRSISIERPLSRSRSVSSRSRSRSASPAKKPRSPSRSRSA
- the LOC120261590 gene encoding serine/arginine-rich splicing factor SR34A-like isoform X2, translated to MSNGAWGAPFGSRNVLLVCYMDTQIAVPNMSGRLSHTIYVGNLPLDVRESEVEDLFHKYGRIVEVELKNPPRPPGYCFVEFESSRDAENAIRGRDGYVFDGHRLRVELAHGGRRPSSTTGRASAHGSGGSSKFGISHRSEFRVIVHGLPSSASWQDLKDHMRKAGDVCFAQVFRERDGTIGLVDYTNYDDMKYAIRKLDDTEFKNPWARSFIRVKIYKGNTSRSRSPSKSRSRSRSPRRNRSISIERPLSRSRSVSSRSRSRSASPAKKPRSPSRSRSA
- the LOC120261590 gene encoding serine/arginine-rich splicing factor SR34A-like isoform X3; its protein translation is MSNGAWGAPFGSRNVLLDTQIAVPNMSGRLSHTIYVGNLPLDVRESEVEDLFHKYGRIVEVELKNPPRPPGYCFVEFESSRDAENAIRGRDGYVFDGHRLRVELAHGGRRPSSTTGRASAHGSGGSSKFGISHRSEFRVIVHGLPSSASWQDLKDHMRKAGDVCFAQVFRERDGTIGLVDYTNYDDMKYAIRKLDDTEFKNPWARSFIRVKIYKGNTSRSRSPSKSRSRSRSPRRNRSISIERPLSRSRSVSSRSRSRSASPAKKPRSPSRSRSA
- the LOC120261590 gene encoding serine/arginine-rich splicing factor SR34A-like isoform X4, whose protein sequence is MSGRLSHTIYVGNLPLDVRESEVEDLFHKYGRIVEVELKNPPRPPGYCFVEFESSRDAENAIRGRDGYVFDGHRLRVELAHGGRRPSSTTGRASAHGSGGSSKFGISHRSEFRVIVHGLPSSASWQDLKDHMRKAGDVCFAQVFRERDGTIGLVDYTNYDDMKYAIRKLDDTEFKNPWARSFIRVKIYKGNTSRSRSPSKSRSRSRSPRRNRSISIERPLSRSRSVSSRSRSRSASPAKKPRSPSRSRSA
- the LOC120268329 gene encoding LOW QUALITY PROTEIN: glucan endo-1,3-beta-glucosidase 11-like (The sequence of the model RefSeq protein was modified relative to this genomic sequence to represent the inferred CDS: deleted 1 base in 1 codon), translated to MSIHLLLLFLLLRPIPLFSTSTFSFIGINYGQVGDNLPSPSSVLPLFHSLSITRVRLYDFNPTLLIPSSSSSSSLDLTIGVPDRCLPSFASDPHSSLSFLHSNVLPYPSISLITLGNEVLTSNSSLLLSSLLPAINNLHSSLLSLNLHQRIKISTAHSLSILSQSFPPSSSSFRHDLLPILTPLLSFLSRSKSPFLINAYPYFAYKADPNHVDLDYVLFQPNDGVVDPGSGLRYDNMLHAQVDAVRSAISKAGGDAGLEVRVSETGWPSAGDPDEAGATPENARRYNGNLMRMVASGRGTPARPRDPLRVDIFALFNENLKPGPASERHYGLFKPDGTPAYQLNLAPASSGNDTSNVSAASPSQQSAGEGLSLMGYDISSAAVPVWAWWAPRRGALGSLSLVILVWGWAL